The Pirellulales bacterium genomic interval CCGTAGAATTCGCCCAATGGCACACGGGGAATCTGCAGCTGGCAGGCTTGCCGCGAGGCGAGGAAGGCATCGACAAACACTTTTCGCACCGGCGGCACGGCGGCGCGGTCCACCGTCTCGCTCAAGGCGCTAACGATGACAGGCGTCCAAAACAGATCAATCGCCCGCTGGGTTTGGCCGTGAGTCAGGAGCCAATGGCCAATCGTCGGTGAAGCCGCATCGTCTTTGATCGGCGTGCGTGCCAACTTTCGCAGCCCGGAAATAATGCCCAGCCTTTCTCGCCGAGAGAGATATTTCAACCGCAACAGCGACGGCAGCAAATGCAGCGGTGCGGGCAACCAGCGGCTGGGGGCGACATCGCAGCGGCGACCGTCTGGGCCAAAAAAATGGAGCGTTTGGTCGAGGCGGAGCAAATCGCTTAAGCCGGTTCGGCGGCAGAAATCGGTGAGATTTGTGCAGCAGCCGAGACTGACATGCTGGCAATGATCGACCCAGGCGTCGCTGGCCAAATCGCGGAACGATCCAGCCCGGCCGCCCAGTTGGCGACGTGCTTCGAACAGTGTGATGTTGAACTGGCCATCGGCCAACGCCACCGACGCGGCCAAGCCCGCCAATCCTCCGCCGACGATGGCTACTCGCGGGGCACCCGAGCGTTCTGACGACGTGCGGTCAACTGCTTCGTGTTCTGCCCCGTTCATGACGATACGGTTTCCCACTTCGATGCGGCGGATGGCGGTGTCGGTCGCGCCAGCAGTGCGCCGGCAGCGATGCGTGCTTTTTCCCACGGGCTAAGCCGAATGCGGCGGCGGAACACGTCGGCGGGGCGGCGCTTAATTTTCGCCAGCACGGCGCGGTAGGTGGCCGTCATCGCGCGGAACACGCGCTGGCCGTCGCGCTGGAGCAAGGGTTCGAGTTCAGCGGCCGCGGCATAAAATTGTTCAGCCCGAGTGATTTCGAATTGCATGAGATTAAAAAACGGGGAGTTATCGTTGGAGCCGCGGAGTTGTTGGGCAGTGTAACCGAAGCGGTGCAAATCTTCCTGCGGCAAATAGAGGCGGCCGCGCTGGGAGTCTTCGCGGAGGTCGCGCAGAATATTCGTGAGCTGGAATGCCACGCCGCAGCGGCGGGCCGGCTCCAGCGCCGCCGGACTGCGAAACCCCCAGATGTGAATGCACGCCAATCCGACGACTGACGCCACACAATAGCAGTATTGCTCCAAATCGGCGAAAGTTTCGTAACGGCGGCCGGCGAGGTCCATTTCGACGCCGTCGATGGCGGCGGTGAGATACTCCAACGGAATGCGGTAGCGAGCGGCGGTATCGACAAGCGCGGGAAGGATAAGATTGGCCGTGCAGTTGGAAGACGGCCGTTGCAGGCTTGCTCGTAATTCGATCAGTGCGGCGTGCCGGGCGGCAACGTCGCGGCGATCGTCGTCGGCCAGATCATCCACGTGGCGCAAATAGGCGTACAGGGCGCACATGGCCCGACGCTTGGCCCGCGGCAGCAGCAAAAACGAGTAATAAAAGTTCGAGGCAGACTTTCGCGCCAGCCGTTGGCAGAAGGCGTAACTGGCGGCAAGTGAGTTCACGGCCGCGCCTCCGACGATGGCGGATTTGCAATCCGCCGCCTTACAAGGCATGCGCCCAACAGCAGATTGAGCTTTTTCCACTTGCCTACTACCGGCCGGGTGTGCCACACGTTGTAATCAAGTTTTCGAATGGCCTGCAAAATCGCCCGCCCGCCATCGATGAACAATTGCACGCTGATTCGCAAACTGGGCGGAACCTGCGCCACCAGCGGCTGGCCGGCGTCGAAGAACGCTTCTGCCCGCGCAACCTCGCCGGCTAGCAACTCGCGAAATTGCGGATTGAACTCGCCGCGGGCGAACATAGCTTCTGGGTAACCCGCGCGGCGACAACTTTCTTGCGGCAGGTAAATGCGGCCGATGCGGTAATCGCGGGCCACGTCTTGCCAAAAATTCGCCAGTTGCAGGCCGGTGCAAATAGAATCGGCTAGCAGGCCGCGGGACTCGTCGTGGCAGCGGCCCAAATACAGCACCAGCCGGCCCACGGGATTGGCGGAATTGCGGCAGTAAGCCAGCAGATCGTCAAAAGTTTCGTATCGCGTGCAAGTTTGATCTTGCTTGAAGGCGATCAGCAAACTGCGAAACGGCTCAATGGGAATTTCAAACCCGCGAATAGTTTCCGCCAAGGCCACGAACACGGGATGGCTGGCCACGCCGCGATAACAATCGTCGAGTTGCGATTGCCACCAATCCAGCAGCAGCAAACTTTGCTGGCCGCCAGCGGTTTCATCGGCCAGGTCGTCCGACCAGCGGCAATAGGCGTAGATATTGCAAAAATGTTGGCGCAGTTGCGCCGGCAACAACCAACTGGCGACCGTGAAGTTTTCGTAATGACATCGGGCCAAGCGGCGGCAATACGTTTGCGCTGCGGCCAACGTGGGACACGGCTGCGCAGCGGGGCCCGGTCCGTAAAGCGCAAGTTCGTCAGGGAACGAAATTTGAGACATGCTGCGTGCTAGCGGTTTGCCGAAACTGCCTATCCGGGAAGTGGGCGGCACATTATGATAACGCATAGCGGCGTGGGAAGCATCGTTGTTCCAGACGAAAGAATCGTCATCTGATGAAAATTATTCTGGCCAGTCCGCGCGGGTTTTGTGCGGGCGTGAACATGGCGATCGACACGTTGGAAAAATCGCTGGGCATTTTTGGCGCGCCGGTGTACGTCTATCATGAAATTGTGCACAACAAGCACGTCGTGGAGCGGTTTCGCGCGGAAGGGGCCGTCTTCGTGGACGATTTGCACGAAGTGCCCGAGGGGGCGAATTTGCTGTTTTCGGCCCACGGTGTCTCGCCGGAAGTGCGGCGTGTGGCTCAGGAGCGGCGGCTGAATACCATCGACGCCACGTGCCCGCTAGTGACCAAAGTGCATTTGGAAGCGGTGCGGTATGCGAAGCAAGGTTACAAAATCATCTTGGTGGGCCATGCCGGGCATGACGAAGTGATCGGCACTATGGGGGAAGCGCCCGATGCGTTTTATTTGGTTGGGACGGCCGAGGAGGTCGACGGATTGGAATTTCCATCCAAAACCAAGCTGGCGTATCTCACGCAAACAACGCTCTCGGTCGACGACGCCAACCGCATCATTAAGCGGCTGAAGGAAAAGTTCCCGCACATCATTGGGCCGCCCAAGGAAGATATTTGCTACGCCACACAGAACCGGCAGGAGGCAGTGCGGCAGTTATCGTCCGAGGCCAACGTAGTGCTGGTAATTGGCAGCCAGAACAGCTCCAACAGCTTGCGGCTGGCGGAGCTGGCGTCCGAAACCGGCACGCCCGCTTATTTGATCGACGGCCCGCCGGACATCGAATTATCCTGGTTCCAGCCGGACTCGACGGTGCTCATTACCGCCGGCGCCAGCGCGCCGGAAACGGTGGTGCAGCAGTGCATCGAATTACTGAAACGGCACTTCGGCGCCACGGTGGAAGAACGCACGCTGCGCGAGGAGCAAGTGTTCTTTGCGCTACCGAAAGAATTGCGCGTACTGACGGGCGTAGAAAGATAATGACCAATGACCAAGTCGCAATGACCAGAAAATCATTGGTCATTGGTGCTTGTTGATTCGGGCTTTTCTTACCCGTGGATGTAGCTTTTCAGGTAATGGTTTTCCATCGTCAGTTGGTCATGCTGGTGTTTGACCAAGTCGCCGATGGACACAATGCCTGCCAGTTTTCCTTCGTCGTCGATGACCGGCAAGTGACGAATGCGGCGGTCGGTCATCACGCCCATGGCGTCTTGCACGCTGTCGTTGGGCGAGCAAGTGGCTAAATCAGCCGTCATTACGTCTTCCACACGAAGTTGCTCCAGCGGAGCCCGATGGATGGCGCAGGCTTTAAGGATATCGCGCTCGGTGATAATGCCCAGCAAGTGGCTGCAATCGTTTTCCTCGCAGACCACGAGTGAACCGCAATTGTTTTTGACCAGCTTTTGCACGACGTCGGCCAGCGTAGCATGGGGCGAAATGCTTAACACGCGGGAGCCTTTGTGCTGCAGAATTTGCGCAAGCGACATAACAATTCCTCGCTTTCCTGACCCAGATAAGAAATGCTGACCAGAAATGGCAGCCTCTTCTTTCAGCGCAGCCATGTTGAGTTGCCGCGCGCCGCTCCCATTACAAGCATAGAAGGAAAAGGAGCGGGCAGTCAAAGCGATTTTTTTGAAAATGGAAGTTTGTAGATGCAGGAATTGGAATGCGCTGAGACTGTGAAAAAAATCACGAACGGGAAGAGAATGACCAATGACCAAATCCCAATGACCAATATGCGGTTCAATCCAGCTAGGGCATTGCCGCTTAATCATTGGTCATTGGTGCTTGGGCATTGGTCATTGTGTTGTGCGGATCACCAATCGCACATCACCAATGGGGCTTCCCAGTGGTTCTTCAGGATCGATAATATAAACCGATGCAGATGGCGGCGGCTGCGCAACCGCAGAGTGCGGATCGACCGACACCATCAGCTCATTGGCGGGCTTTAGCAGCGGGGTAATGTCGGCCGAAAAGAATTGCCCCGGTTCAAGCCGGCCCAAATTCGTGCCGTTTAGCGAAATTTCGCCCAAAAAAATCCCCCGATCTACTTCCAGCGACACCCGCTCCCAGGTGTCCAAGCCCGTGGGGCATTTGAATCGCCGGCGATATGCCACTCGCCCCGGCGAGGCGTCAGGCAACTCTTCCCACGGCTGCCGCAGGCGAATCGGGTGGGGAATCATGGGGAAGACGGGAGGATGAAGGCAGAAGGCGGAAGGCGGAAGGGGGAACCCGGATAAGGCAGACGCAGGATTGAGGTGAAACACCTGGACGAAAACAGAACGCTATGCGTTTTACATTCTGCTTTCTGCCTTCTGCCTTTTCTACTGCGGCACGAACGATTCGACCACACTAATTTCGTGTGTCTGGCGGCTGTCAGGCTCGTAGCAACGGATGGTCACTTTGACGCCCCGCAGCGCAACAGGGTAGGGGGGCGAAGTTTCTGTGTTGTTGGCAAAATCTTGGAAGCCGGAGGCCGCCTGGTCGACGACGCCATTGCCGTCTTGATCCAGGCCATCGTGTTCGTAATAAGTCGACCAGGTGTCGAATGTGGCGGGCGTGTAGCCATACAATCCATAATCAGGCAGATTGCTGGTTAAATGATCGTCGAAGAGCCAGTTCTTGGTAAAGTCGGTCGGCGCTGCCGGTCCAGCGGATGGACTCGCGGCCACTAATTGCGACTTGGGATATCCGGTGGAGTAGAACGGGCTCATATTCTGCGTGCTGCAATCGGCCAGCGCCAAAAGCGGAATGGAGCCGTTGTTGACGCCCGCCACATTCTTCCCGCATGGTCCCACGGCATTCGCTGTCGTCGTTGTGGCGAGAGTAATGTACGAGCTATACAAATTGTTGGTTGCCGCCCAATTCAAATCGACAAAGGCGCCCGCGGCATCTGCAGTCGGATAAATATACAAGGACACTGGCGATATGGGCGTCGTCTTCAACTGCCCTGGTATTTTGGTAAACCCAAAATCGCCTGGCGCCACCGTTACCTGACTGGGCGATGTGCCCTGCAAATACACCGGCGCAGTGGGGTCCCACACTTGCACATCGAACGAAATGACATTTGTCAGCACGACATCTTGCCCAAAGCGGGCATTGCTTGTGTCAACGGTGTAAGTGCCGTTCGACAAACTGCCGCCTAGCGGAACCAAATAAGGCGGATAAACACGGTGCGGAAAACCGTTCGACGAAGCCGCGTTATTAACAAACGCATGGCCGAAGCGGCATTCGCGGTTCGTCAAATCGCCCAGGGTGTTGGCCACGGCGACGGGCGTGCCTGTGGATTCGTCGATGTGGGCTGAAATATCGTTGTTTTGATAGAACGTGCTCACGGGCATTTGCAGGCCGGCGGTTGTCGTCGGCGCGGCGCCGGTCAGCACGGTTTGATTGCCCTGATAGGTCGGCATCACCAAAAACACGCGGCGGTACAGCGTGAACATCGGCGGGTTGACTGGCGTGACGCCGTCGGACAGGAGCGTTGGCCGGAGGAACCAGACCACTTCGGCGACTTGCGATTGCACGGTTTGCGTTTTGCCGGTGGTGTCGGTATATAGTCCAGTAAATGGCACATCCTTGCTACGGACGGTGAACATTAGCACGTCGTCGGTGTCGCCCATCGGGTAGACGGTGTTCGGCGTGGCGGTGGTATCGGTCAGGTTGTAGGTGGCCGAGGCGGAATAGCCGGTGAGGCCCGGGTTCTGATCGCTGAGCGGGCCTTCGATAATTTCAAAATATCCGC includes:
- the hpnE gene encoding hydroxysqualene dehydroxylase HpnE, producing the protein MGKSTHRCRRTAGATDTAIRRIEVGNRIVMNGAEHEAVDRTSSERSGAPRVAIVGGGLAGLAASVALADGQFNITLFEARRQLGGRAGSFRDLASDAWVDHCQHVSLGCCTNLTDFCRRTGLSDLLRLDQTLHFFGPDGRRCDVAPSRWLPAPLHLLPSLLRLKYLSRRERLGIISGLRKLARTPIKDDAASPTIGHWLLTHGQTQRAIDLFWTPVIVSALSETVDRAAVPPVRKVFVDAFLASRQACQLQIPRVPLGEFYGRRLEQWLREHGITLRLECAAKQIIGASQGVNEIELADGQRLPVDYIVLAVPWRRAGELLPDRLRAALPELKQTDGLESAPISAVHLWFDRPITDLPHAVLPGRTSQWVFNHGVQSNSTGADDPPADAHYIQIVISASRGLASQSREAIIAQVRQELVEVLPEAAQAKLLQARLITQQHAVFSPLPGSEHLRPRQQTAVPNLFLAGDWTATGWPATMEGAVRSGYLAAEAVLLRLNRPTKILSPDLPRPWLARWLTS
- a CDS encoding phytoene/squalene synthase family protein, translated to MNSLAASYAFCQRLARKSASNFYYSFLLLPRAKRRAMCALYAYLRHVDDLADDDRRDVAARHAALIELRASLQRPSSNCTANLILPALVDTAARYRIPLEYLTAAIDGVEMDLAGRRYETFADLEQYCYCVASVVGLACIHIWGFRSPAALEPARRCGVAFQLTNILRDLREDSQRGRLYLPQEDLHRFGYTAQQLRGSNDNSPFFNLMQFEITRAEQFYAAAAELEPLLQRDGQRVFRAMTATYRAVLAKIKRRPADVFRRRIRLSPWEKARIAAGALLARPTPPSAASKWETVSS
- the hpnC gene encoding squalene synthase HpnC, which encodes MSQISFPDELALYGPGPAAQPCPTLAAAQTYCRRLARCHYENFTVASWLLPAQLRQHFCNIYAYCRWSDDLADETAGGQQSLLLLDWWQSQLDDCYRGVASHPVFVALAETIRGFEIPIEPFRSLLIAFKQDQTCTRYETFDDLLAYCRNSANPVGRLVLYLGRCHDESRGLLADSICTGLQLANFWQDVARDYRIGRIYLPQESCRRAGYPEAMFARGEFNPQFRELLAGEVARAEAFFDAGQPLVAQVPPSLRISVQLFIDGGRAILQAIRKLDYNVWHTRPVVGKWKKLNLLLGACLVRRRIANPPSSEARP
- the ispH gene encoding 4-hydroxy-3-methylbut-2-enyl diphosphate reductase is translated as MKIILASPRGFCAGVNMAIDTLEKSLGIFGAPVYVYHEIVHNKHVVERFRAEGAVFVDDLHEVPEGANLLFSAHGVSPEVRRVAQERRLNTIDATCPLVTKVHLEAVRYAKQGYKIILVGHAGHDEVIGTMGEAPDAFYLVGTAEEVDGLEFPSKTKLAYLTQTTLSVDDANRIIKRLKEKFPHIIGPPKEDICYATQNRQEAVRQLSSEANVVLVIGSQNSSNSLRLAELASETGTPAYLIDGPPDIELSWFQPDSTVLITAGASAPETVVQQCIELLKRHFGATVEERTLREEQVFFALPKELRVLTGVER
- a CDS encoding CBS domain-containing protein — protein: MSLAQILQHKGSRVLSISPHATLADVVQKLVKNNCGSLVVCEENDCSHLLGIITERDILKACAIHRAPLEQLRVEDVMTADLATCSPNDSVQDAMGVMTDRRIRHLPVIDDEGKLAGIVSIGDLVKHQHDQLTMENHYLKSYIHG